In Methylotenera mobilis JLW8, the following are encoded in one genomic region:
- the rsxG gene encoding electron transport complex subunit RsxG: MSENIIKHAIKTAGTLTAFALVGTAILAYIFIITRAPIEASEAEARLALFAQILPHDTYNNDLLKSELTIPPNALLGNHVPSKANIAKLGDKTVGVILEAIAHDGYAGDIKLLLAIRADGSISGVRVLTHKETPGLGDYIEIERNAWITQFSNESLAKTAAKDWAVTKDGGKFEYMAGATITPRAIVKAAAKALQFFNENKPLLLENKTTDNMPPSKDAKHEHKAQSQSKVAK; the protein is encoded by the coding sequence ATGTCAGAAAACATTATTAAACACGCAATTAAAACAGCAGGCACGCTCACGGCGTTTGCACTAGTGGGCACGGCCATCCTAGCTTACATCTTTATCATCACGCGCGCGCCGATTGAAGCAAGCGAGGCGGAAGCTCGCTTGGCGCTGTTTGCACAAATCTTGCCGCATGACACTTACAACAATGATTTACTTAAATCAGAACTCACTATCCCACCCAATGCCTTACTGGGCAACCATGTTCCCAGCAAAGCCAACATTGCCAAATTAGGGGATAAAACTGTGGGCGTTATCCTAGAGGCGATTGCGCACGACGGCTACGCTGGCGATATCAAGCTGCTGCTTGCCATCCGCGCAGATGGCTCGATTAGCGGTGTGCGTGTGCTCACACACAAAGAAACACCGGGGTTAGGTGATTACATCGAAATTGAACGTAATGCCTGGATCACACAGTTTAGCAATGAATCTTTGGCTAAAACCGCTGCCAAAGATTGGGCAGTAACTAAAGATGGCGGCAAGTTTGAATACATGGCTGGTGCTACAATTACCCCACGTGCCATCGTAAAAGCGGCAGCTAAGGCATTACAGTTTTTTAATGAGAACAAGCCGTTGTTATTGGAAAACAAGACAACAGATAATATGCCGCCAAGCAAAGATGCAAAGCACGAACACAAAGCTCAATCGCAGAGCAAAGTCGCAAAGTAA